In the Corynebacterium suedekumii genome, one interval contains:
- a CDS encoding AAA family ATPase, protein MTTDLIHGLIGPNGAGKTTLLRVLAGQLRSEGDLTVFGERPFDNPEVLDRAVLAGIDAPIPASWPVRKILAVGSARHVTWDADRAEELVTRFDLPTGRNYSELSRGQKSAASLVFACASGCELMLLDEPYLGLDTAKREAFYRTIREEMERLPRTITMSTHHLHESERLLDTVLYLEDGHLTLAGPVEDLAEQILELTGPAEEVNRVISRLGNVPELRREDMSIGRRSIIDLRATPERADAAFDTARQTGGKVRVSEVTLEQAVLALEVITDEPRRRQRPTVPTAHAHRRDGGVTPRGTGDPVVRRGLRRRIRTGRHGMVGGGNRTPGPPCSHVGALPGDWA, encoded by the coding sequence ATGACCACCGACCTCATCCACGGCCTCATCGGCCCCAACGGTGCCGGCAAAACCACCCTCCTCCGGGTCCTGGCCGGCCAGCTGCGCTCCGAGGGAGACCTCACCGTCTTCGGCGAGCGCCCCTTCGACAACCCGGAGGTCCTCGACCGCGCCGTTCTCGCGGGTATCGACGCCCCGATCCCCGCCAGCTGGCCGGTCCGCAAGATCCTCGCGGTGGGCAGCGCCCGCCACGTCACCTGGGATGCGGACCGCGCAGAGGAGCTGGTCACGCGGTTCGACCTGCCCACCGGCCGGAACTACTCCGAACTCTCCCGCGGCCAGAAATCCGCCGCCTCCCTCGTCTTCGCCTGTGCCTCCGGCTGCGAACTGATGCTTCTCGACGAACCGTACCTCGGCCTCGACACCGCAAAACGGGAGGCCTTCTACCGCACCATCCGGGAGGAGATGGAGCGCCTTCCGCGCACCATCACCATGTCCACGCACCACCTGCACGAATCGGAGAGGCTTCTCGACACCGTCCTCTACCTCGAGGACGGGCACCTCACCCTCGCCGGCCCCGTCGAGGACCTTGCCGAGCAGATCCTCGAGCTCACCGGTCCGGCCGAGGAGGTCAACCGGGTCATCAGCCGCCTGGGCAACGTCCCCGAACTGCGCCGTGAAGACATGAGCATCGGCCGCCGCAGCATCATCGACCTGCGTGCCACTCCCGAGCGTGCCGACGCCGCCTTCGACACCGCCCGCCAGACCGGCGGCAAGGTGCGTGTCTCCGAAGTCACCCTCGAACAGGCCGTGCTCGCCCTGGAGGTGATCACCGATGAACCACGTCGCCGACAACGCCCGACTGTTCCGACTGCTCACGCTCACCGACGTGACGGTGGTGTCACGCCTCGTGGCACTGGTGATCCTGTCGTTCGCCGCGGCCTCCGCCGACGGATTCGGACTGGCAGGCATGGGATGGTCGGCGGCGGTAACCGCACTCCTGGCCCCCCTTGCTCCCACGTGGGAGCGCTACCGGGCGATTGGGCTTGA
- a CDS encoding GntR family transcriptional regulator, with the protein MDEATAPLFRQIATFVEDSIVDGTLSPGDRAPSTNELAAFHHINPATARKGMTLLVDNGVLEKRRGIGMFVTAEARTLIISRRRDDFAEAYLAPLIDEAVILGFTRADIHRLIDAVAESRGLYR; encoded by the coding sequence GTGGACGAGGCCACCGCGCCACTGTTCCGGCAGATCGCCACGTTCGTCGAGGACTCGATCGTCGACGGCACCCTCTCCCCCGGGGACCGTGCGCCCTCCACCAACGAACTGGCGGCGTTCCACCACATCAATCCCGCCACCGCCCGTAAGGGCATGACTCTGCTCGTGGACAACGGCGTCCTGGAGAAACGACGCGGGATCGGCATGTTCGTCACCGCCGAGGCCCGCACCCTCATCATCTCCCGTCGCCGGGACGACTTCGCGGAGGCCTACCTCGCCCCGCTCATCGACGAAGCCGTCATCCTCGGGTTCACCCGGGCCGACATCCACCGCCTCATCGACGCCGTCGCAGAAAGCCGAGGACTCTACCGATGA
- a CDS encoding NYN domain-containing protein — MLERTLVFVDTSYLLASFYNSWETGARSQLEIDLPEVVNVLGSMIQNQLHQPIHRQLWYDGIPDSGPHRYQRALRTCDGVQLRAGQLIEWGDRRTQKAVDTRLVADMVSTAVRQQFTDMVLVSGDADMIPGVQEATTNGVRVHLYGFGWDSMSSALRHACDSTTILDPREDFADAMQLQVLEGPLPPVVRSRPLGDAEPIEEPGMTAVSDGEIYAPQPPAPRTEDATTSEDTTTVEAPNVETGAGEHGDDAPKPSAQRTAHPATPTARAADPDVSAAASVSVRESVVEAELARDMEERQQTEEQNRNEHSRPAPKPGAPRPGPARAAAGPEQSGTPTPEAPKPGVPKPSMMAPRRKLRSRYVPLPEEVWSSAGFQTPFDVGQQYATWWFENAASVEQRDQAHLLSGGGLPPEIDRPLLQFACETLHEYTLSETQRVNLRDGFHSGIRGVLINYRVGP, encoded by the coding sequence ATGCTTGAACGCACACTCGTCTTCGTCGACACCTCTTACCTCCTCGCGAGCTTCTACAACTCGTGGGAGACGGGAGCCCGCTCCCAGTTAGAGATCGATCTGCCCGAGGTGGTCAACGTCCTCGGGTCCATGATCCAGAACCAGCTCCACCAGCCCATCCACCGCCAGCTCTGGTACGACGGCATCCCCGACTCCGGCCCCCACCGTTACCAGCGCGCCCTGCGCACCTGCGACGGCGTGCAGTTGCGCGCCGGCCAACTCATCGAGTGGGGCGACCGCCGCACCCAGAAAGCGGTGGACACCCGGCTGGTCGCCGACATGGTCTCCACCGCGGTGCGCCAGCAGTTCACCGACATGGTGCTCGTCTCCGGGGACGCCGACATGATCCCCGGCGTCCAGGAGGCCACCACCAACGGTGTCCGCGTCCACCTCTACGGCTTCGGCTGGGACTCCATGTCCTCCGCCCTGCGCCACGCCTGTGATTCGACCACCATCCTCGATCCGCGCGAGGACTTCGCCGACGCCATGCAGCTGCAGGTCCTCGAGGGGCCCCTGCCGCCGGTCGTCCGTTCCCGCCCGCTCGGCGACGCCGAGCCGATCGAGGAACCGGGCATGACCGCCGTCAGCGACGGCGAGATCTACGCCCCGCAGCCCCCGGCCCCCCGGACCGAGGACGCCACCACATCCGAGGACACCACCACCGTCGAGGCCCCGAACGTTGAGACCGGTGCCGGCGAACACGGTGATGACGCCCCCAAGCCCAGCGCGCAGCGCACGGCCCACCCCGCCACGCCCACCGCCCGGGCCGCGGATCCCGACGTCTCCGCGGCAGCCTCGGTGTCCGTCCGGGAATCCGTCGTCGAGGCGGAACTCGCCCGCGACATGGAGGAACGTCAGCAGACGGAGGAACAGAACCGCAACGAGCACAGCCGACCCGCTCCGAAACCCGGCGCTCCCCGCCCCGGTCCCGCACGGGCGGCGGCCGGCCCGGAACAGTCCGGGACCCCCACCCCGGAGGCGCCGAAACCGGGCGTGCCCAAGCCGTCGATGATGGCGCCGCGCCGCAAGCTGCGGTCCCGTTATGTGCCGCTACCGGAGGAGGTCTGGTCCTCGGCCGGGTTCCAGACGCCCTTCGACGTGGGTCAGCAGTACGCGACGTGGTGGTTCGAGAACGCCGCCTCCGTGGAACAGCGCGACCAGGCGCACCTGCTCTCCGGCGGTGGGCTTCCCCCGGAGATCGACCGGCCGCTGCTGCAGTTCGCATGTGAGACGCTCCACGAGTACACGCTCAGCGAGACGCAGCGGGTCAACCTCCGGGACGGATTCCACTCGGGAATCCGCGGGGTGCTGATCAACTACCGCGTCGGACCCTGA
- a CDS encoding PspA/IM30 family protein, with the protein MANPLSKGWKYLMASFDSKIDENADPKVQIQQATDAAKRQHQQITEQAAAVIGNQKQLEMKLNRLLKSQEEHQNQARTAIQAADQAAAGGDSAKAQELNNTAEIFASQLVAVEQQIEETRQLHAQATTAAEQAQRQQKESEVRLKEQLGQIDELRAQADQAAMQESTTRAMDTMNELRPDDNVPTLDSVREKIERRYADALGAQELTQHSVSDRMAEISQAGTDLRASERLAEIRASLGTGAAAAGANQLTTGEDVAAENAVAENATAEKATEDETAEADAAAEGMGTAPGAEQNEQDAEAGEPVEDQGPTR; encoded by the coding sequence ATGGCTAATCCACTGAGCAAGGGCTGGAAGTACCTCATGGCCTCCTTCGACTCCAAGATCGACGAGAATGCTGATCCGAAGGTCCAGATCCAGCAGGCCACCGACGCCGCCAAGCGCCAGCACCAGCAGATCACGGAGCAGGCCGCGGCCGTCATCGGCAACCAGAAGCAGCTGGAGATGAAGCTCAACCGCCTGCTCAAGTCGCAGGAGGAGCACCAGAATCAGGCCCGCACCGCCATCCAGGCGGCTGACCAGGCCGCCGCCGGCGGGGACAGCGCGAAGGCGCAGGAACTCAACAACACCGCCGAGATCTTCGCCTCCCAGCTCGTGGCCGTCGAGCAGCAGATCGAGGAGACCCGTCAGCTCCACGCCCAGGCGACCACCGCCGCCGAGCAGGCCCAGCGCCAGCAGAAGGAGTCGGAGGTCCGCCTCAAGGAGCAGCTCGGCCAGATCGACGAGCTCCGGGCCCAGGCCGACCAGGCCGCCATGCAGGAATCCACCACGCGCGCCATGGACACCATGAACGAACTGCGTCCGGACGACAATGTCCCGACGCTGGACTCGGTGCGGGAGAAGATCGAGCGTCGCTACGCAGACGCCCTCGGTGCACAGGAACTCACCCAGCACTCCGTCAGTGACCGGATGGCCGAGATCTCCCAGGCCGGGACCGATCTCCGTGCTTCTGAGCGCCTCGCTGAGATCCGCGCCTCATTGGGCACCGGCGCCGCAGCCGCCGGGGCCAACCAGCTGACCACCGGTGAGGATGTCGCCGCTGAGAATGCCGTGGCCGAGAATGCCACGGCTGAGAAGGCGACCGAGGATGAGACCGCGGAGGCCGACGCCGCCGCAGAGGGCATGGGCACCGCCCCGGGCGCCGAGCAGAACGAGCAGGACGCCGAGGCTGGCGAGCCGGTCGAGGATCAGGGTCCGACGCGGTAG
- the trxA gene encoding thioredoxin: MATIDVTESTFEQTVTGEGIVLVDAWASWCGPCRSFAPTYEAASEKHEDATFAKLDTEANQNLAAALEIQSIPTLMIFRDGIMVYRDAGALPPAALEDLIGQVKGLDMDDVRRQVAEANSARDAEQPGQ; encoded by the coding sequence TTGGCAACCATTGACGTCACCGAGTCCACATTCGAGCAGACCGTTACCGGCGAGGGCATCGTCCTCGTGGACGCCTGGGCCTCCTGGTGCGGCCCCTGCCGTTCCTTCGCCCCGACCTACGAGGCGGCCTCCGAGAAGCACGAGGACGCCACCTTCGCCAAGCTGGACACCGAGGCCAACCAGAACCTCGCCGCCGCCCTGGAGATCCAGTCCATCCCGACGCTGATGATCTTCCGCGACGGCATCATGGTCTACCGCGACGCCGGCGCCCTTCCCCCCGCGGCCCTGGAAGACCTCATCGGCCAGGTCAAGGGCCTGGACATGGACGATGTCCGCCGGCAGGTCGCCGAGGCCAACTCCGCCCGCGACGCCGAGCAGCCCGGCCAGTAA
- a CDS encoding heavy-metal-associated domain-containing protein — protein sequence MIKHYVVEGMTGENCRVSVEDEINELPGTQGVEVDVETGNVTVTGEVFTDADIIRAVENAGFTVQEEPDVAGL from the coding sequence ATGATCAAGCACTACGTCGTCGAGGGCATGACAGGCGAGAACTGCAGGGTAAGCGTCGAGGACGAAATCAACGAGCTTCCCGGCACCCAGGGTGTCGAGGTCGATGTGGAGACCGGAAACGTGACCGTCACCGGTGAGGTGTTCACCGACGCAGACATCATCCGTGCGGTGGAGAACGCCGGCTTTACGGTCCAGGAGGAACCGGACGTCGCCGGACTCTGA
- a CDS encoding heavy-metal-associated domain-containing protein translates to MSAITKNYMVEGMTCGHCEASVTEEVGEIAGVTAVEASAANGRVAVTGDGFTDEQVVAAVEEAGYTVRN, encoded by the coding sequence ATGAGCGCCATCACGAAGAACTACATGGTCGAGGGCATGACCTGCGGCCACTGCGAAGCCTCCGTCACGGAGGAGGTCGGTGAGATCGCCGGCGTCACCGCAGTCGAGGCCAGCGCCGCCAACGGCCGCGTGGCCGTGACCGGCGACGGCTTCACCGACGAGCAGGTGGTCGCCGCCGTCGAGGAGGCCGGTTACACGGTCAGGAACTGA
- a CDS encoding heavy metal translocating P-type ATPase: protein MTQTHPATDLLQIDLSVTGMTCTSCSARVERKLNKVDGADATVNFATESASVSYDPAKVDPDALIEVVRGAGYDAFTVADSDAASEDSAEEGDAGASISESPQDAARAREAADLKHRVTVSALLTVPIVLLSMIPALQFTNWQWAVLTMTTPVFFWGGAPFHRATFINLRHGSFTMDTLITLGTSAAYLWSLWALFIGNAGHPGMTMEMHLFPSDTTMDEIYLETTAVVITFLLLGRWFETKAKGQSSVALRALLDMGAKDAAVLVDGRETRVPVSRLQVGDTVIVRPGEKIAADGRVIDGTSAIDESMLTGESVPVEATVGSTVTGATVNTSGRLLVEVTRVGADSTLAQMAKLVTDAQAKKAPVQRLVDRISQIFVPVVIAVSLITLATHLALGNGLAPAFTAAVAVLIIACPCALGLATPTALLVGTGRGAQLGLLIKGPEVLESTRRVDTIVMDKTGTVTEGAMSVTGVTAAADRADDDVLAAAAAVEAASEHPIARAIVRAARGEVAEVTDFRNLAGSGVTGTVDGHTVTVGRPVETLPAQLRVAFDDAQEQGGTPVVVTIDDQPAGVIAVRDTVKATSREAVTGMRELGLTPMLLTGDNSGAARAVAAEVGIDADHVIAEVMPDDKVSVVERLQTEGRNVAMVGDGVNDAAALARSDLGLAMGAGTDVAIEASDITLMNNDLRSAVDAIRLSRRTLGTIKGNLFWAFAYNVVLIPVAAVGLLNPMLAGVAMAFSSVFVVTNSLRLRSFRSSHEQS from the coding sequence ATGACACAGACGCACCCAGCCACGGATCTGCTCCAGATCGACCTCAGCGTGACCGGCATGACCTGCACGTCCTGTTCCGCCCGCGTCGAACGCAAGCTCAACAAGGTCGACGGTGCCGACGCCACCGTCAACTTCGCCACCGAATCCGCCAGCGTGTCCTACGACCCCGCCAAGGTCGACCCGGACGCCCTCATCGAGGTCGTCCGGGGGGCGGGCTATGACGCGTTCACCGTCGCGGACTCCGACGCGGCCTCCGAGGATTCCGCCGAGGAGGGGGACGCGGGGGCGTCGATAAGCGAGAGCCCCCAGGATGCCGCCCGCGCCCGGGAGGCGGCCGATCTCAAGCACCGCGTCACCGTCTCCGCGCTGCTCACGGTGCCGATCGTCCTGCTGAGCATGATCCCCGCGCTGCAGTTCACCAACTGGCAGTGGGCCGTGCTCACCATGACCACCCCGGTGTTCTTCTGGGGCGGTGCCCCCTTCCACCGGGCGACGTTCATCAACCTGCGGCACGGGTCGTTCACCATGGACACCCTCATCACGCTGGGCACCTCCGCCGCCTACCTGTGGAGCCTGTGGGCGCTGTTCATCGGCAACGCCGGCCATCCCGGCATGACCATGGAGATGCACCTGTTCCCCTCGGACACGACGATGGACGAGATCTACCTCGAGACCACCGCCGTGGTGATCACGTTCCTGCTGCTCGGCCGCTGGTTCGAGACGAAGGCCAAGGGTCAGTCCTCCGTGGCGCTGCGCGCCCTGCTCGACATGGGCGCCAAGGACGCCGCCGTGCTTGTCGACGGCCGCGAGACCCGCGTCCCCGTCTCCCGCCTGCAGGTGGGGGACACCGTCATCGTCCGCCCGGGCGAGAAGATCGCCGCTGACGGCCGTGTCATCGACGGCACATCCGCCATCGACGAATCCATGCTCACCGGCGAGTCCGTGCCCGTCGAGGCGACCGTCGGCTCCACCGTCACCGGCGCGACCGTCAACACCTCCGGCCGCCTGCTCGTCGAGGTCACCCGCGTCGGCGCCGACTCCACCCTGGCCCAGATGGCGAAACTGGTCACCGACGCCCAGGCGAAGAAGGCCCCCGTCCAGCGCCTGGTGGACCGGATCTCCCAGATCTTCGTGCCCGTCGTCATCGCCGTCTCCCTCATCACCCTGGCCACCCACCTCGCCCTGGGCAACGGGCTGGCCCCGGCCTTCACCGCCGCCGTCGCCGTGCTCATCATCGCCTGCCCCTGCGCCCTCGGCCTGGCCACCCCGACCGCTCTGCTCGTGGGCACCGGCCGCGGCGCCCAGCTGGGCCTGCTGATCAAGGGCCCGGAGGTCCTCGAGTCGACCCGGCGCGTGGACACCATCGTCATGGACAAGACCGGCACCGTCACCGAGGGCGCGATGTCCGTCACCGGCGTCACCGCCGCCGCCGACCGTGCCGACGACGACGTGCTCGCCGCGGCCGCCGCCGTCGAGGCTGCCTCCGAGCACCCCATCGCCCGGGCGATCGTCCGCGCCGCCCGCGGGGAGGTGGCTGAGGTGACCGACTTCCGCAACCTCGCCGGCTCCGGCGTCACCGGCACCGTCGACGGGCACACCGTCACCGTCGGCCGGCCCGTCGAGACCCTGCCGGCGCAACTCCGGGTGGCGTTCGATGATGCCCAGGAGCAGGGCGGCACCCCGGTCGTGGTGACGATCGACGACCAGCCGGCCGGCGTCATCGCTGTCCGCGACACCGTCAAGGCCACCTCCCGGGAGGCGGTCACCGGCATGCGGGAGCTCGGGCTGACCCCCATGCTCCTCACCGGCGACAATTCCGGCGCCGCCCGCGCGGTCGCCGCCGAGGTGGGCATCGACGCCGACCACGTCATCGCCGAGGTCATGCCCGACGACAAGGTCTCCGTCGTGGAGCGCCTGCAGACGGAGGGCCGCAACGTCGCCATGGTCGGCGACGGCGTCAACGACGCCGCCGCCCTGGCGCGGTCCGACCTCGGCCTGGCCATGGGCGCGGGAACCGACGTCGCCATCGAGGCCTCCGACATCACCCTCATGAACAACGACCTGCGCTCCGCCGTCGACGCCATCCGCCTGTCCCGCCGCACCCTGGGCACGATCAAGGGCAACCTGTTCTGGGCCTTCGCCTACAACGTCGTGCTCATCCCCGTCGCGGCCGTCGGACTGCTCAACCCCATGCTCGCGGGTGTGGCCATGGCCTTCTCCTCGGTGTTCGTGGTCACCAACTCCCTGCGACTGCGCAGCTTCCGCTCCTCCCACGAACAGTCCTAA
- a CDS encoding MFS transporter, whose translation MDAASPQPTTELTRNQRLDRLPVTAKHRRLLVGSGIGWALDAMDVGLISFIMAALTVHWGLTPTESSWLGSIGFVGMALGATFGGLLADRIGRRQVFALTLFVYGLATGASALAGSLAVLIALRFIVGLGLGAELPVASTLVSEFAPRRIRGRMVVILEAFWAIGWILAAMIGAFVVTASDDGWRWALALGTIPTVYALVVRHGLPESVRFLEDKGRHEEAEEVVSSFESQVPAEDLARIDAATTASPTAGRPEVEGATSIWDRVLRRRTAALWVVWFCVNLSYYGAFIWIPSLLVADGFTLVKSFTFTLIITLAQLPGYAVAAWLIEAWGRRSTLATFLAGSAASAMFFGTADSEAMIIIAGCLLSFFNLGAWGALYAIGPELYPSHIRGAGTGAAAGFGRLASIAAPLIVPPLLAFGGSILLFGLFSLAFAIAAVATLTLPEQRGKVID comes from the coding sequence ATGGACGCCGCGAGCCCGCAGCCGACCACCGAACTCACCCGGAATCAACGCCTCGACCGTCTACCGGTGACCGCTAAGCACCGTCGTCTGCTCGTGGGCTCCGGCATCGGCTGGGCGCTCGACGCCATGGACGTGGGCCTCATCTCCTTCATCATGGCGGCCCTGACCGTCCACTGGGGGCTGACCCCGACCGAGTCCTCGTGGCTCGGATCCATCGGCTTCGTGGGCATGGCCCTCGGCGCGACGTTCGGCGGCCTGCTCGCCGACCGCATCGGCCGCCGCCAGGTCTTCGCCCTCACCCTGTTCGTCTACGGGCTGGCCACCGGCGCCTCCGCGCTCGCCGGCAGCCTCGCCGTCCTCATCGCCCTGCGTTTCATCGTCGGCCTGGGCCTGGGCGCGGAACTGCCCGTCGCGTCCACGCTGGTCTCGGAGTTCGCCCCGCGTCGTATCCGTGGCCGCATGGTGGTCATCCTCGAGGCGTTCTGGGCCATCGGCTGGATTCTCGCCGCGATGATCGGTGCCTTCGTGGTCACCGCCTCCGACGACGGCTGGCGTTGGGCCCTGGCCCTGGGCACCATCCCCACCGTCTACGCCCTCGTCGTGCGTCACGGACTCCCGGAGTCCGTCCGATTCCTCGAGGACAAGGGCCGGCATGAGGAGGCCGAAGAGGTCGTCTCCTCCTTCGAATCGCAGGTCCCGGCCGAGGACCTCGCGCGTATCGACGCCGCCACCACCGCATCCCCCACCGCAGGCCGCCCCGAGGTCGAGGGCGCCACCTCCATCTGGGACCGCGTCCTGCGCCGCCGCACCGCCGCCCTGTGGGTCGTGTGGTTCTGCGTCAACCTCTCCTACTACGGCGCGTTCATCTGGATCCCGTCCCTGCTCGTCGCCGACGGGTTCACCCTGGTGAAGTCCTTCACCTTCACGCTCATCATCACCCTGGCCCAGCTGCCCGGCTATGCGGTGGCCGCCTGGCTCATCGAGGCCTGGGGGCGGCGCTCCACCCTGGCGACGTTCCTGGCGGGATCAGCGGCCTCCGCGATGTTCTTCGGCACTGCGGACTCCGAGGCGATGATCATTATCGCGGGCTGCCTGCTGTCCTTCTTCAACCTCGGCGCCTGGGGCGCGCTCTACGCCATCGGCCCGGAGCTCTACCCCTCGCACATCCGTGGCGCGGGCACCGGTGCGGCGGCCGGTTTCGGTCGGCTCGCGTCCATCGCGGCTCCGCTCATCGTCCCCCCGTTGCTGGCGTTCGGTGGCTCGATCCTGTTGTTCGGGCTCTTCTCGCTCGCCTTCGCCATCGCGGCGGTGGCCACGCTGACACTCCCCGAGCAGCGCGGCAAGGTTATCGACTAG
- a CDS encoding MFS transporter: protein MGQRSWMRVGLALFIIAFGANLFAPLLPAYRAVAGLSQSHVTFLLAIYVAGLVPALLIGGPLSDVRGRKALIRPALVLSAVGSLILILGVTGSVLVLAVGRFVVGAAIGLVMAAGAAWLQELSTGPPHVGARRATVFLSAGFGLGPLASGLVAQLLPYPDLLPYLVHLVLLGLISPWSWNAAGGTAHPDAQRRAWFPRSVLTPRFLWSVAAWAPWGFGAVTTAFATLTDLVLDEVTWPVAFTGMIAAVTMLTGVLIQPVATRFGSDLVPPAVLGLALVIAGMLASAAVAATRLPHLVIPAAILLGASYGIIMVSGLREVRAIAPPEDLGAATGVFYSLTYVGFFAPFVMSVVGPFIGYQTVFLIGAVVAAASIIPVTRVAARPTDTD, encoded by the coding sequence ATGGGACAGCGCAGCTGGATGCGCGTCGGATTGGCCCTATTCATCATCGCGTTCGGCGCGAACCTCTTCGCCCCGCTGCTGCCCGCCTACCGCGCCGTCGCCGGACTGAGCCAGTCCCACGTCACCTTCCTCCTGGCCATTTACGTCGCCGGTCTCGTACCCGCCCTGCTCATCGGTGGGCCGCTGTCCGACGTCCGCGGGCGTAAGGCCCTCATCCGCCCCGCCCTCGTCCTCTCCGCCGTCGGTTCCCTCATCCTCATCCTCGGCGTCACCGGGTCGGTGCTCGTGCTCGCGGTCGGCCGCTTCGTCGTCGGCGCCGCCATCGGGCTGGTGATGGCCGCAGGTGCCGCCTGGCTCCAGGAACTGTCCACCGGACCACCTCATGTCGGCGCCCGCCGTGCCACGGTCTTCCTCTCCGCCGGGTTCGGGCTCGGCCCCCTGGCCAGCGGGCTCGTCGCGCAGCTTCTGCCGTATCCGGACCTCCTCCCCTATCTGGTCCACCTGGTGCTGCTCGGGCTCATCTCCCCCTGGTCCTGGAACGCCGCAGGCGGCACGGCCCACCCTGACGCCCAGCGGCGGGCCTGGTTCCCCCGCAGCGTTCTCACACCACGCTTCCTGTGGTCCGTCGCCGCCTGGGCACCATGGGGCTTCGGCGCGGTGACCACCGCCTTCGCCACTCTGACGGACCTGGTTCTCGACGAGGTGACCTGGCCGGTGGCGTTCACCGGGATGATCGCCGCGGTCACCATGCTCACCGGGGTGCTCATCCAGCCGGTGGCCACCCGCTTCGGCAGCGATCTCGTCCCGCCCGCCGTCCTGGGACTGGCGCTGGTCATCGCCGGCATGCTCGCCTCCGCCGCCGTCGCCGCCACCCGACTACCGCACCTGGTCATCCCGGCCGCGATCCTGCTGGGCGCCAGTTACGGAATCATTATGGTCTCCGGGCTGCGCGAGGTCCGGGCGATCGCACCGCCCGAGGACCTCGGCGCCGCCACAGGCGTGTTCTATTCGCTGACCTACGTGGGCTTCTTCGCCCCGTTCGTCATGTCGGTCGTCGGCCCCTTCATCGGCTACCAGACCGTCTTCCTCATCGGCGCCGTCGTCGCCGCGGCGTCGATCATCCCGGTCACCCGCGTCGCTGCCCGGCCGACCGACACCGACTAA